The Ooceraea biroi isolate clonal line C1 chromosome 1, Obir_v5.4, whole genome shotgun sequence genome has a window encoding:
- the LOC109611212 gene encoding L-lactate dehydrogenase C chain-like, which yields MAILRNTQAIIPVSTLVQGHHDVCNEMFLSLPCAIGENGITQIIRMHMTEYEKKLFQASAGAVYNVQKDVKP from the exons ATGGCGATATTACGTAATACGCAAGCGATTATACCAGTTTCGACTCTAGTGCAG GGTCACCATGACGTGTGCAACGAGATGTTCTTATCTCTGCCATGCGCAATTGGCGAAAACGGTATCACGCAGATCATACGAATGCACATGACTGAGTACGAGAAGAAGTTGTTCCAGGCTTCGGCGGGCGCCGTGTATAACGTGCAGAAGGATGTCAAACCTTGA
- the LOC105282786 gene encoding LOW QUALITY PROTEIN: L-lactate dehydrogenase A-like 6A (The sequence of the model RefSeq protein was modified relative to this genomic sequence to represent the inferred CDS: substituted 3 bases at 3 genomic stop codons): MAESIKKSSPVTGQTATFLLTKQAEHLADDHRVKVAVIGSAPKGVAVAIAILFKVVLNMSXLSERPAERIPTKGXEGKRSMKESKTRKIRPCCAVAPRVAAWXIASTRSSQNTNVRLSRPTVHPCGISQRLASELVLIDVNEDLAKAEAEDISHAAAYLGNPKIIGTKDYVCARNAAICVITVGSQSDEDQEPADYLEHNLKIFKDIIPNVCKYAPCSVLLILSKPVDVMSYVAMKLSGFSSNRVIGLGTFLDSCRFQYFIAQKLGISTSAVQALIIGESGPASVPVWSAVAVMGMPLKEINKDIGTETDPESWENLHTKVINTDNELITKKGYHSWAVGICAGEIVDAVVRNTCACFTVSTYVKGCQHGQEKDIFMSLPCIVGRNGVESYIRLSYTPKEQELMTVSSQRIYETQKTILDKIE, translated from the exons ATGGCAGAATCCATAAAGAAGTCATCTCCCGTCACCGGTCAGACGGCGACCTTCTTGCTGACCAAACAGGCGGAACATCTTGCAGATGACCATCGTGTCAAGGTTGCTGTCATTGGTAGTGCGCCCAAAGGCGTTGCGGTCGCTATAGCGATTTTATTCAAGGTTG TGCTGAAT ATGTCCTGATTGTCGGAACGGCCAGCAGAACGGATACCCACGAAGGGGTGAGAAGGGAAGAGGAGCATGAAGGAAAGCAAGACGCGAAAGATACGGCCGTGCTGTGCTGTTGCACCTCGCGTCGCAGCTTGGTAGATCGCATCAACGAGATCATCGCAAAATACGAACGTACGACTATCACGGCCTACCGTCCA CCCCTGTGGTATTTCGCAGCGCCTCGCTTCTGAACTCGTCCTCATAGACGTGAACGAGGACCTCGCCAAGGCGGAAGCAGAAGACATCAGCCACGCGGCGGCGTATCTTGGCAATCCGAAGATTATTGGTACCAAAG ATTACGTTTGTGCCAGAAATGCCGCGATATGCGTGATCACAGTTGGAAGCCAGTCTGATGAGGATCAGGAACCGGCTGATTATCTGGAGCATAATCTGAAAATTTTCAAGGATATCATTCCGAACGTCTGCAAGTACGCGCCGTGCAGCGTTCTTCTCATTCTTTCAAAGCCAG TCGACGTCATGTCCTACGTCGCTATGAAACTGTCGGGATTCTCATCCAATCGTGTTATAGGATTGGGAACATTTCTGGACAGTTGTAGATTTCAGTATTTCATCGCTCAGAAACTTGGCATTTCGACAAGCGCAGTTCAAGCGTTAATTATCGGCGAGAGCGGACCGGCTTCGG TGCCAGTTTGGTCCGCTGTTGCGGTAATGGGCATGCCTttaaaggaaataaataaagacaTCGGCACGGAAACGGATCCAGAATCCTGGGAAAATTTACATACAAAAGTTATCAATACCGACAATGAATTAATCACCAAAAAAGGTTATCACAGCTGGGCAGTTGGCATCTGCGCTGGCGAAATTGTCGATGCTGTCGTACGCAACACTTGCGCCTGTTTCACAGTTTCCACATACGTAAAG GGTTGCCAACATGGTCAggagaaagatatatttatgtcACTACCGTGTATAGTAGGAAGAAACGGTGTGGAGTCATACATTCGTTTGTCGTATACACCCAAGGAGCAGGAGTTGATGACAGTGTCTTCCCAAAGAATCTACGAAACACAAAAAACGATCCTTGACAAGATTGAATGA
- the LOC105282784 gene encoding L-lactate dehydrogenase, whose translation MVLSPLLSNSSLSGCLRNLVRVTSMRNSVRSRHTRALPPTILSKIFGVNKGKAFGKDAATAGSDFQRSVNFVSPCLREELLCKLSEPVRDCCHKVTIVGTGMVGVAIANSLLFQRITSHIAMVDAFPKKLEGEGMDYSHSSTFIGDPKIEYDTGNKFIKYKKMSKHALSAFVILFATIIFLRLYLNVSKNIFRVDFCISHNSKVVVITAGVRPVKGETRLDLVQRNAEILRSIIPPLVNYSPNAVFVIISNPVDILSWITWKISGLPVHQVIGSGTHLDSARFRFLIADRLGIAPSSVQGYIIGEHGDSMGELYRSICDI comes from the exons ATGGTTCTATCACCTCTGCTGTCGAACTCGTCACTATCAGGATGTTTGAGGAATCTTGTGCGCGTGACATCAATGAGGAACTCTGTTAGGAGTCGACATACCCGTGCCCTGCCGCCAacgattttatcaaaaatcttCGGAGTTAATAAAGGCAAAGCCTTCGGAAAAGATGCTGCGACTGCTGGTTCGGATTTCCAGCGATCGGTTAATTTCGT tTCGCCGTGCTTGCGTGAAGAGCTCTTGTGCAAGTTATCGGAGCCAGTCAGAGATTGTTGCCACAAAGTCACTATTGTCGGTACTGGTATGGTCGGCGTCGCTATCGCCAATTCGCTTCTCTTTCAG CGAATCACTTCGCATATCGCAATGGTAGATGCCTTTCCTAAGAAATTAGAAGGTGAAGGGATGGACTATAGTCATAGTTCCACATTTATAGGAGATCCAAAGATCGAGTACGATACaggtaataaatttattaaatat aaaaaaatgtctaagCACGCTCTGTCTGCTTTCGTAATCTTATTTGCAACCATTATCTTTCTTCGATTATACCTAAATGTATCTAAAAACATTTTCCGTGTAGATTTTTGCATATCACACAATTCGAAAGTCGTAGTCATTACCGCGGGTGTACGACCTGTGAAGGGTGAAACTCGGCTTGATTTGGTGCAAAGAAATGCGGAGATACTCAGAAGCATAATACCACCACTTGTAAATTACAGCCCGAACGCCGTCTTCGTCATCATCAGCAATCCAG TGGATATCTTGTCTTGGATCACCTGGAAAATAAGCGGACTTCCGGTCCATCAGGTAATCGGTAGTGGCACGCATCTGGATAGCGCGAGATTCCGCTTCCTGATTGCTGATCGACTAGGAATAGCGCCGAGCTCGGTCCAAGGATACATCATCGGTGAACACGGGGACAGTATGGGTGAGTTATATCGATCGATCTGTGACATTTGA
- the LOC105282762 gene encoding L-lactate dehydrogenase-like, whose amino-acid sequence MATLKDQLLSTLTESEPVGRNKITVVGVGQVGMACAFSILSSHISSDLVLIDVMTDKLKGEMLDLQHGSAFLKNPRISASTDYATSANSSLCIVTAGARQREDETRLDLVQRNTDIFKGIIPQLVKYSPNTILLIVSNPVDILTYVAWKLSGLPRNRVIGSGTNLDSARFRFLLSQRLNIAPTSCHGWIIGEHGDSSVPVWSGVNIAGVRFRELYEDVGTNKDKERWNELHEQVVQSAYEVIKLKGYTSWAIGLSVSHLASAILRNTNQVHAVSTLVTGHHGIKEEVFLSLPCSLGEDGVTHIIQQKLTDDELALLYKSSAIMHEVQKDLKF is encoded by the exons atgGCAACATTAAAGGATCAACTTTTATCCACTCTGACGGAATCGGAGCCGGTCGGCAGGAACAAAATCACAGTGGTCGGTGTCGGTCAAGTTGGAATGGCCTGTGCCTTTAGCATTCTGTCGAgc CACATTTCAAGCGACCTGGTACTAATTGACGTGATGACGGACAAACTAAAGGGAGAGATGCTGGATCTGCAACATGGCAGCGCATTTCTGAAAAATCCACGGATCAGCGCCAGCACGGATTATGCCACAAGCGCGAATTCGAGCCTCTGCATCGTGACGGCAGGCGCTCGTCAACGCGAAGATGAAACCAGACTAGATCTGGTTCAGCGTAACACTGACATCTTCAAAGGCATCATTCCGCAGTTAGTTAAATATAGCCCGAACACGATTCTCCTGATTGTCTCCAACCCGGTGGACATTCTGACGTACGTGGCGTGGAAACTCTCCGGTTTGCCGAGAAATAGAGTCATCGGCAGCGGTACCAATTTGGATTCTGCCCGCTTCCGCTTCCTATTATCGCAGAGACTCAACATCGCACCTACATCCTGCCATGGCTGGATTATCGGGGAACACGGAGATTCCAGTG TGCCTGTGTGGTCTGGAGTTAATATTGCCGGAGTGCGTTTCCGCGAACTGTACGAAGACGTGGGTACCAATAAAGATAAGGAGCGTTGGAACGAATTGCACGAGCAGGTAGTACAAAGTGCATACGAGGTGATCAAACTCAAGGGCTACACTTCGTGGGCTATCGGCCTCAGCGTGTCGCACCTTGCGTCAGCGATACTGAGAAATACCAATCAGGTGCACGCTGTTTCAACGCTGGTTACT ggACATCATGGGATCAAGGAAGAAGTGTTCTTATCTTTGCCTTGCTCGTTGGGTGAAGATGGCGTCACGCACATTATTCAACAGAAGTTAACCGACGATGAGCTCGCACTGTTGTATAAATCATCAGCGATAATGCACGAAGTGCAAAAAGATCTCAAATTTTAG